The Paraburkholderia sp. SOS3 genome includes a region encoding these proteins:
- the rpsH gene encoding 30S ribosomal protein S8 — translation MSMSDPIADMLTRIRNAQMVEKVSVTMPSSKVKIAIAQVLKDEGYIDDFAVKSEGAKTELNIALKYYAGRPVIERLERVSKPGLRVYRGRNEIPQVMNGLGVAIVSTPKGVMTDRKARATGVGGEVICYVA, via the coding sequence ATGAGCATGAGTGATCCTATCGCCGATATGCTGACTCGCATCCGCAATGCGCAGATGGTCGAGAAAGTTTCGGTGACGATGCCCTCGTCGAAGGTCAAGATTGCGATCGCGCAGGTCCTGAAGGACGAAGGCTATATCGACGACTTCGCAGTGAAGTCCGAGGGCGCGAAGACGGAGCTGAATATTGCTCTGAAGTACTACGCCGGCCGTCCGGTCATCGAACGCCTCGAGCGCGTGTCGAAGCCTGGCCTGCGCGTGTACCGCGGCCGCAATGAGATTCCGCAGGTCATGAACGGCCTCGGCGTTGCAATCGTGTCGACGCCCAAGGGTGTGATGACGGATCGCAAGGCGCGCGCCACGGGCGTGGGCGGCGAAGTCATCTGCTACGTCGCTTAA
- the infA gene encoding translation initiation factor IF-1: MAKDDVIQMQGEVIENLPNATFRVKLENGHVVLGHISGKMRMHYIRILPGDKVTVELTPYDLSRARIVFRAK; this comes from the coding sequence ATGGCCAAAGACGATGTCATCCAGATGCAGGGCGAAGTGATTGAGAACCTGCCTAATGCTACCTTCAGGGTAAAGCTGGAGAACGGCCATGTCGTATTGGGACATATCTCCGGCAAGATGCGGATGCACTACATCCGGATCCTGCCGGGCGACAAGGTGACAGTTGAGTTGACGCCTTACGATCTGTCGCGTGCGCGGATCGTGTTCCGGGCGAAGTGA
- the secY gene encoding preprotein translocase subunit SecY produces the protein MANSPSLAKPGRGAAKFGDLRRRAVFLLLALVVYRIGAHIPVPGIDPDQLAKLFQSQAGGILGMFNMFSGGALSRFTVFALGIMPYISASIIMQLLAIVSPQLEALKKEGQAGQRKITQYTRVFTVLLATFQAFGIAVALENQPGLVLDPGMVFRLTTVVTLVTGTMFLMWLGEQITERGLGNGISIIIFGGIAAGFPNAIGGLFELVRTGSMSIISAIIVVALIAAVTYLVVFIERGQRKILVNYAKRQVGNKIYGGQSSHLPLKLNMSGVIPPIFASSIILFPATILSWFSSGANNGGWFADTLHNIAEALKPGQPVYVLLYALAIVFFCFFYTALVFNSRETADNLKKSGAFVPGIRPGDQTARYIDRILTRLTLAGAIYIVFVCLLPEFLVLRWNVPFYFGGTSLLIIVVVTMDFMAQVQSYVMSQQYESLLKKANFKGGGVPMR, from the coding sequence TTGGCTAACAGTCCGAGTCTCGCAAAACCCGGTCGCGGCGCGGCGAAGTTCGGCGACCTCCGTCGGCGTGCAGTGTTCCTGCTGCTGGCGCTGGTCGTCTATCGTATCGGCGCGCATATTCCGGTGCCGGGTATCGACCCGGATCAACTGGCGAAGCTGTTTCAAAGCCAGGCAGGCGGCATCCTGGGCATGTTCAACATGTTCTCGGGTGGCGCGTTGTCGCGATTCACGGTGTTTGCGCTGGGGATCATGCCGTACATCTCGGCGTCGATCATCATGCAGTTGCTGGCAATCGTGTCGCCGCAGCTGGAGGCGCTGAAGAAGGAAGGTCAAGCCGGGCAGCGGAAGATCACTCAGTACACACGAGTCTTCACCGTTCTGCTTGCGACGTTCCAGGCCTTTGGCATCGCGGTTGCGCTTGAGAATCAGCCAGGCCTCGTGCTCGATCCGGGCATGGTGTTTCGGTTAACGACAGTTGTGACGCTGGTAACGGGAACGATGTTCCTGATGTGGCTTGGCGAGCAGATCACGGAGCGTGGTCTGGGCAACGGTATCTCGATCATCATTTTTGGTGGCATCGCGGCGGGTTTCCCGAATGCGATCGGTGGTCTCTTCGAGCTCGTGCGTACCGGGTCGATGTCGATCATTTCGGCAATCATCGTGGTCGCGCTAATTGCAGCAGTGACGTATCTGGTGGTGTTCATCGAACGCGGCCAGCGCAAGATCCTTGTGAACTACGCGAAGCGTCAGGTTGGCAACAAGATCTACGGTGGCCAGTCGTCGCATCTGCCGCTGAAGTTGAATATGTCGGGCGTGATTCCGCCGATCTTTGCATCGTCGATCATCCTGTTTCCGGCGACGATTCTGAGCTGGTTCAGTTCCGGCGCGAACAACGGCGGCTGGTTTGCAGACACCCTGCACAACATTGCCGAAGCGCTGAAGCCAGGCCAGCCCGTGTACGTGTTGCTGTATGCGTTGGCGATCGTGTTTTTCTGCTTCTTTTACACCGCGCTGGTGTTCAACAGCAGGGAAACGGCCGACAACCTGAAGAAGAGTGGCGCATTCGTCCCGGGTATCCGTCCGGGCGACCAGACGGCACGCTATATCGACCGGATTCTTACGCGTCTGACGTTGGCCGGAGCGATCTATATCGTGTTCGTTTGCCTGCTGCCCGAATTTTTGGTGCTGCGCTGGAACGTGCCGTTTTATTTTGGTGGAACGTCGCTACTGATCATCGTGGTGGTCACCATGGATTTCATGGCGCAGGTGCAGTCGTACGTAATGTCGCAACAGTATGAATCGCTGCTGAAGAAAGCCAATTTCAAAGGCGGCGGCGTCCCAATGCGCTAA
- the rplE gene encoding 50S ribosomal protein L5 — translation MARLQEFYKEKVVPGLIEKFGYKSVMEVPRITKITLNMGLGEAVADKKIIENAVGDLTKIAGQKPVITKARKAIAGFKIRQGYPIGAMVTLRGQAMYEFLDRFVTVALPRVRDFRGVSGRAFDGRGNYNIGVKEQIIFPEIDYDKIDALRGLNISITTTAKTDDEAKALLASFKFPFRN, via the coding sequence ATGGCACGTTTGCAAGAATTCTATAAAGAGAAGGTTGTCCCCGGCCTGATCGAGAAGTTCGGCTACAAGTCCGTCATGGAAGTGCCGCGCATCACCAAGATCACGCTGAATATGGGTCTTGGCGAAGCCGTCGCTGACAAGAAGATCATCGAGAACGCCGTCGGCGATCTGACGAAGATCGCGGGTCAGAAGCCGGTGATCACGAAAGCGCGCAAGGCAATCGCGGGCTTCAAGATTCGCCAGGGCTATCCGATTGGTGCGATGGTCACGTTGCGTGGCCAGGCGATGTACGAATTTCTCGACCGTTTTGTGACGGTTGCGCTCCCGCGTGTGCGTGACTTCCGTGGCGTGTCGGGCCGTGCATTCGACGGTCGTGGCAACTACAACATCGGTGTGAAAGAGCAGATCATTTTCCCCGAAATCGACTACGACAAAATCGACGCGCTGCGTGGGCTGAACATCAGCATCACCACCACCGCGAAGACCGACGACGAAGCAAAGGCACTGCTCGCCAGCTTCAAGTTCCCGTTCAGAAACTGA
- the rplR gene encoding 50S ribosomal protein L18 → MDKTQSRLRRARQTRIKIAELQVARLAVHRTNTHIYAQVFSPCGTKVLASASTLEAEVRAQLADQSGKGGNVAAATLIGKRIAEKAKAAGIESVAFDRSGFRYHGRVKALADAAREAGLKF, encoded by the coding sequence ATGGATAAGACTCAATCTCGCCTGCGCCGCGCTCGTCAGACGCGTATCAAGATCGCTGAGCTGCAGGTCGCGCGCCTGGCCGTTCACCGCACGAACACGCATATCTATGCTCAAGTGTTCTCGCCGTGCGGCACCAAGGTGCTCGCCAGCGCGTCGACGCTCGAAGCCGAAGTGCGTGCGCAGCTCGCCGACCAGTCGGGTAAGGGCGGCAACGTTGCCGCTGCGACCCTGATCGGCAAGCGTATCGCTGAAAAGGCCAAGGCTGCCGGCATCGAATCCGTCGCCTTCGACCGCTCGGGTTTCCGCTACCACGGCCGCGTGAAAGCGCTGGCTGATGCCGCGCGCGAAGCCGGGCTCAAGTTCTAA
- the rpsE gene encoding 30S ribosomal protein S5 → MAKMQAKVQADERDDGLREKMISVNRVTKVVKGGRILGFAALTVVGDGDGRVGMGKGKAKEVPVAVQKAMEQARRNMFKVPLKNGTLQHEVHGKHGASTVLLAPAKDGTGVIAGGPMRAVFDVMGVQNVVAKSHGSTNPYNLVRATLDGLRKQSTPADIAAKRGKSVEEILG, encoded by the coding sequence ATGGCAAAGATGCAAGCGAAAGTTCAGGCTGACGAACGCGACGACGGCCTTCGCGAAAAAATGATCTCGGTCAATCGCGTGACCAAGGTGGTGAAGGGTGGCCGGATTCTAGGCTTCGCCGCACTGACCGTGGTTGGCGATGGTGATGGCCGCGTCGGTATGGGCAAAGGCAAGGCGAAGGAAGTGCCGGTTGCCGTCCAGAAGGCGATGGAACAGGCGCGCCGCAACATGTTCAAGGTGCCGCTCAAGAACGGCACGCTGCAACATGAAGTACACGGAAAACACGGCGCATCGACGGTCCTGCTCGCTCCGGCGAAGGACGGTACCGGTGTGATCGCCGGCGGTCCGATGCGTGCAGTGTTCGACGTGATGGGTGTGCAGAACGTCGTGGCGAAGAGCCACGGTTCGACGAACCCGTACAACCTCGTTCGTGCGACGCTCGACGGCCTGCGCAAGCAGTCCACGCCGGCGGATATCGCGGCGAAGCGTGGTAAGTCCGTCGAAGAAATTCTGGGCTAA
- the dsbD gene encoding protein-disulfide reductase DsbD, whose product MFNGLNSPLLGVIRVARLLFTCLLITLFSVGAARAADDFLDPAVAFKFSATEQPGEVDVHYKIADGYYMYRERFSFAVRNGTSTIGAPQLPAGHVKFDETFQKNVETYRGELTIRIPVKQANGAFDLAVTSQGCADAGICYPPMERVYHVSGAALQAAGAGATTSAMQATRSAIDTSASTSWYERATSADYAQSLLQGGGFFAIVGLYFVAGMVLSLLPCSYPMIPILSAIIIGEGARVTRARGFGLSVSYVIGMALVYTALGIAAALVGQSLGAWLQNPWVLGAFAVLLTAFALTLIAGVDIALPQRWQSGVSKASERRSGGKFAAVAAMGALSALVVGACMTAPLFAVLAFIAHTGNAALGGAALFAMGIGLGVPLLIIGLGAGTILPRAGSWMDSVKVFFGVVLLAAALWIVWPVLGGTAQMLLSVLWLLIAAAALGLFSPPRHSGNGKALWRGLGRGIGAACAIWAAVLLVGIATGSTDPLRPLALLASRASGGAGAQGVGDAARAPSDLAFAPVSSSGQLDQMVKTAAQPAMLDFYADWCVSCKEMEKFTFSDPRVSARLKQLTLLRADVTANDADDQALLKRFNLFGPPGIIFFNRDGKEVLRVVGYESADTFLRSLDRVAAGKQLPQS is encoded by the coding sequence ATGTTTAACGGCCTCAATTCGCCTTTGCTCGGTGTCATACGTGTTGCCAGACTGCTTTTCACGTGTCTGCTGATCACGCTGTTCTCGGTCGGCGCGGCTCGTGCCGCTGACGATTTCCTCGACCCTGCCGTCGCATTCAAATTCAGCGCGACTGAACAGCCCGGCGAAGTCGACGTCCACTACAAGATCGCGGACGGGTACTACATGTACCGCGAGCGTTTTTCGTTTGCGGTTCGTAACGGCACGTCGACGATCGGTGCTCCGCAACTGCCGGCCGGTCACGTCAAGTTCGACGAGACCTTCCAGAAGAACGTCGAAACCTATCGTGGCGAACTGACCATTCGCATTCCGGTGAAGCAGGCAAACGGAGCGTTCGATCTCGCGGTCACGTCACAGGGTTGTGCCGACGCGGGCATCTGCTACCCACCGATGGAGCGCGTGTATCACGTGAGTGGCGCGGCGCTCCAGGCGGCAGGCGCCGGCGCGACGACGAGCGCCATGCAGGCGACCAGATCCGCGATAGACACATCCGCCTCGACGAGCTGGTACGAACGCGCGACGAGCGCGGACTACGCGCAATCGTTGCTGCAAGGCGGTGGGTTCTTCGCCATCGTCGGCTTGTACTTCGTCGCCGGTATGGTGCTGAGCCTCCTGCCGTGTTCTTACCCGATGATTCCGATTCTTTCCGCAATCATCATCGGTGAGGGCGCGCGCGTGACGCGCGCGCGCGGCTTCGGCCTGTCGGTGTCGTACGTGATCGGTATGGCGCTCGTCTATACGGCGCTCGGCATTGCGGCGGCCCTTGTTGGGCAGAGCCTCGGCGCGTGGCTGCAAAACCCGTGGGTACTCGGCGCGTTCGCGGTCCTGCTAACGGCGTTTGCGCTGACCTTGATCGCCGGCGTCGATATCGCGTTGCCGCAGCGTTGGCAAAGCGGGGTGTCGAAAGCGTCGGAGCGGCGATCGGGCGGCAAGTTTGCGGCCGTCGCGGCGATGGGCGCGCTGTCAGCGCTCGTCGTCGGCGCCTGCATGACGGCACCGCTCTTTGCGGTGCTCGCGTTTATCGCGCACACGGGCAACGCCGCGCTCGGCGGTGCCGCGCTGTTCGCGATGGGAATCGGGCTCGGCGTGCCGCTGCTTATCATCGGTCTGGGCGCGGGCACGATTTTGCCGCGCGCTGGCTCATGGATGGACAGTGTGAAAGTGTTCTTCGGCGTCGTTCTGCTGGCGGCTGCACTGTGGATCGTGTGGCCCGTGCTCGGCGGTACTGCACAGATGCTGTTGAGCGTGTTGTGGCTACTGATCGCAGCGGCGGCGTTGGGGCTATTCTCGCCGCCGCGGCATTCGGGCAATGGCAAAGCACTCTGGCGCGGTCTCGGACGCGGCATCGGCGCTGCGTGCGCGATCTGGGCGGCAGTGCTGCTGGTTGGCATCGCGACTGGTTCGACCGATCCGCTGCGGCCTCTCGCGTTGCTTGCGAGCCGTGCGTCCGGGGGCGCGGGCGCGCAAGGAGTGGGTGACGCCGCAAGGGCACCAAGCGACCTCGCGTTCGCGCCAGTCAGTTCGTCCGGTCAGCTGGACCAGATGGTGAAGACCGCCGCACAGCCCGCGATGCTCGATTTCTACGCGGATTGGTGCGTGAGCTGCAAGGAGATGGAGAAGTTCACGTTCAGCGACCCGCGCGTCAGTGCGCGCTTGAAGCAGTTGACGCTGCTGCGTGCCGACGTCACCGCAAACGATGCCGACGATCAGGCACTGTTGAAGCGTTTTAATCTCTTCGGGCCGCCAGGCATCATCTTCTTCAATCGGGATGGGAAGGAAGTGTTGCGCGTGGTCGGCTACGAATCGGCGGATACGTTTCTGCGTAGCCTCGACCGCGTCGCAGCCGGGAAACAATTGCCGCAGTCTTGA
- the rpmD gene encoding 50S ribosomal protein L30: MSEKTVKVQLVKSLIGTRESHRATVRGLGLRRLNSVSELQDTPAVRGMINKVSYLVKVIA; encoded by the coding sequence ATGTCTGAAAAAACTGTGAAGGTTCAGCTCGTCAAGAGCCTGATCGGCACCCGCGAATCGCACCGTGCAACGGTGCGCGGCTTGGGCCTGCGCCGACTCAACTCGGTCAGCGAACTGCAAGACACGCCGGCTGTGCGCGGCATGATCAACAAGGTCTCGTACCTTGTTAAGGTCATCGCTTAA
- the rpsD gene encoding 30S ribosomal protein S4, protein MARYIGPKAKLSRREGTDLFLKSARRSLADKCKLDSKPGQHGRTSGARTSDYGTQLREKQKVKRIYGILERQFRRYFAEADRRKGNTGENLLQLLESRLDNVVYRMGFGSTRAEARQLVGHKAITVNGTVANIPSLQVKAGDVVAVREQAKKQARILEALSLAEQGGLPSWVAVDTKKFEGTFKQMPERSDIAGDINESLIVELYSR, encoded by the coding sequence GTGGCACGCTATATCGGCCCTAAAGCCAAGCTGTCCCGCCGTGAAGGCACTGATCTCTTCCTGAAGAGCGCCCGCCGTTCGCTCGCCGACAAATGCAAGCTCGACAGCAAGCCGGGCCAGCATGGCCGCACATCGGGTGCGCGCACGTCCGATTACGGCACGCAGCTGCGCGAAAAACAAAAAGTGAAGCGCATCTACGGCATTCTCGAGCGCCAATTCCGCCGTTACTTCGCGGAAGCCGACCGTCGCAAGGGCAACACCGGTGAGAACCTGCTGCAACTGCTCGAGTCGCGTCTGGACAACGTCGTCTATCGTATGGGCTTCGGCTCGACGCGCGCTGAAGCGCGTCAGCTTGTGGGCCACAAGGCGATTACCGTCAACGGTACGGTCGCGAACATCCCGTCTCTGCAAGTGAAGGCAGGCGACGTCGTCGCGGTGCGTGAGCAGGCGAAGAAGCAGGCGCGCATTCTCGAAGCGCTGTCGCTGGCTGAGCAAGGTGGTCTGCCGAGCTGGGTCGCTGTCGACACGAAAAAGTTCGAGGGCACGTTCAAGCAGATGCCGGAACGCAGCGACATCGCTGGCGATATCAACGAAAGCCTGATCGTCGAATTGTATTCGCGCTAA
- a CDS encoding DNA-directed RNA polymerase subunit alpha, with product MQTSLLKPKIIAVESLGESHAKVVMEPFERGYGHTLGNALRRVLLSSMIGYAPTEVTIAGVVHEYSTLDGVQEDVVNLLLNLKGVVFKLHNRDEVTVTLRKEGEGVVTAGDIELAHDCEVINPDHVIAHLSKGGKLDVQIKVEKGRGYVPGNVRRYGEESAKIIGRIVLDASFSPVRRVSYAVESARVEQRTDLDKLVMNIETNGVISPEEAIRQSARILVDQLSVFAALEGTEAAAEAPSRAPQIDPILLRPVDDLELTVRSANCLKAENIYYIGDLIQRTENELLKTPNLGRKSLNEIKEVLASRGLTLGMKLENWPPAGLDK from the coding sequence ATGCAAACCAGTTTGTTGAAACCCAAGATTATCGCCGTTGAATCGTTGGGCGAAAGCCACGCGAAGGTGGTCATGGAGCCGTTCGAACGCGGCTATGGCCACACCTTGGGTAACGCGCTTCGGCGCGTATTGCTGTCGTCGATGATCGGCTATGCGCCGACCGAAGTGACGATCGCAGGCGTCGTGCATGAGTATTCGACGCTGGACGGTGTGCAGGAGGACGTGGTCAACCTGTTGCTGAACCTCAAGGGCGTGGTGTTCAAGCTGCATAACCGTGACGAAGTGACGGTTACGCTGCGCAAGGAAGGCGAAGGCGTCGTCACCGCGGGCGATATCGAGCTCGCGCACGACTGTGAAGTGATCAACCCTGATCACGTGATCGCGCATCTGTCGAAGGGCGGCAAGCTCGACGTTCAGATCAAGGTTGAGAAGGGCCGCGGTTATGTGCCGGGCAACGTGCGTCGCTACGGCGAAGAGTCGGCGAAGATCATCGGCCGTATCGTGCTCGACGCATCGTTCTCGCCGGTTCGCCGGGTGAGCTACGCAGTCGAAAGCGCGCGCGTCGAGCAGCGTACCGATCTCGACAAGCTCGTGATGAACATCGAAACCAACGGTGTGATTTCGCCGGAGGAAGCGATTCGTCAGTCGGCGCGTATTCTGGTCGACCAGCTGTCGGTGTTTGCCGCACTGGAAGGTACGGAAGCCGCGGCGGAAGCGCCGTCGCGCGCACCGCAGATCGATCCGATCCTGCTGCGTCCGGTCGATGATCTCGAGCTCACCGTTCGTTCGGCAAACTGCCTGAAGGCCGAGAACATCTACTACATCGGCGATCTGATCCAGCGCACCGAAAACGAGCTGCTGAAGACGCCGAACCTCGGTCGCAAGTCGCTGAACGAGATCAAGGAAGTGCTCGCTTCGCGCGGTTTGACGCTCGGTATGAAGCTCGAAAACTGGCCGCCGGCTGGTCTCGACAAGTAA
- the cutA gene encoding divalent-cation tolerance protein CutA, with amino-acid sequence MNVILMMTTVPDTTIAEKLTTEILAARLAACATQLGATRSSFHWQSKIESADEIQLLFKTSIARAQELEQFILSHHPYDTPEILSWQAIASAAYGQWVNAETQRPIHV; translated from the coding sequence ATGAACGTGATCCTGATGATGACCACGGTGCCCGACACGACCATCGCCGAAAAGCTGACGACGGAGATCCTCGCCGCGCGGCTTGCCGCATGCGCAACGCAACTCGGCGCCACGCGTTCGAGCTTTCACTGGCAGAGCAAGATCGAATCAGCCGACGAAATCCAGTTGCTGTTCAAGACCAGCATCGCCCGGGCGCAGGAACTCGAGCAGTTCATCCTGTCGCATCATCCTTACGACACCCCGGAAATCCTCTCGTGGCAAGCGATCGCGTCGGCCGCGTATGGGCAGTGGGTCAACGCGGAAACTCAACGTCCCATCCATGTTTAA
- the rplF gene encoding 50S ribosomal protein L6, which translates to MSRVGKSPVALQGAEVAISGERITVKGPLGTISQNANRLVKVVNDNGTVKFEPIDDSREANAMSGTMRALVANMVNGVTKGFERKLTLVGVGYRAQAQGDKLNLSLGFSHPVVHQMPEGIKAETPSQTEIVIKGIDKQKVGQVAAEVRGYRPPEPYKGKGVRYADEVVILKETKKK; encoded by the coding sequence ATGTCTCGAGTAGGTAAAAGCCCGGTTGCGCTGCAGGGCGCAGAAGTGGCGATCAGCGGCGAGCGTATTACCGTCAAGGGTCCGCTGGGCACAATCTCGCAAAACGCGAATCGCCTCGTGAAGGTGGTCAACGACAACGGCACGGTGAAGTTCGAGCCGATTGACGACAGCCGCGAGGCAAACGCAATGTCGGGCACGATGCGCGCACTGGTGGCGAACATGGTGAACGGCGTGACCAAGGGTTTCGAGCGCAAGCTGACGCTGGTTGGCGTTGGTTATCGTGCGCAAGCACAAGGCGACAAGTTGAATCTGTCGCTGGGTTTCTCGCACCCGGTGGTGCACCAGATGCCGGAAGGTATCAAGGCTGAAACCCCGTCGCAAACCGAAATCGTGATCAAGGGGATCGACAAGCAGAAGGTCGGCCAGGTTGCCGCGGAAGTGCGCGGTTACCGTCCACCCGAGCCCTATAAGGGCAAGGGTGTGCGCTATGCCGACGAGGTCGTGATCCTCAAAGAAACGAAGAAGAAGTAA
- the rplO gene encoding 50S ribosomal protein L15, whose amino-acid sequence MELNNLKPAEGAKHAKRRVGRGIGSGLGKTAGRGHKGQKSRSGGFHKVGFEGGQMPLQRRLPKRGFKSLTKEFVGEVRLGDLEKLPVDEIDLLALKQAGLVGELMKSAKIIATGELKRKIVVKGLGATKGARAAIEAAGGSFAE is encoded by the coding sequence ATGGAATTGAATAACCTGAAACCGGCAGAAGGCGCGAAGCACGCAAAGCGTCGCGTCGGCCGCGGTATCGGCTCCGGCCTCGGCAAGACCGCAGGTCGTGGTCACAAGGGTCAGAAATCGCGTTCGGGCGGCTTCCACAAGGTCGGCTTCGAAGGCGGTCAGATGCCTCTGCAGCGTCGTCTGCCGAAGCGCGGCTTCAAGTCGCTGACGAAGGAATTCGTCGGTGAAGTGCGGCTGGGCGATCTGGAAAAGTTGCCGGTCGACGAAATCGATCTGCTCGCACTGAAGCAGGCCGGTCTGGTTGGCGAGCTTATGAAGAGCGCGAAGATCATTGCGACGGGCGAGTTGAAGCGCAAGATCGTCGTGAAGGGTCTGGGTGCGACGAAGGGTGCACGTGCTGCGATTGAAGCAGCGGGTGGCTCTTTTGCCGAGTAA
- the rpmJ gene encoding 50S ribosomal protein L36 codes for MKVMASVKRICRNCKIIKRKGVVRVICSSDPRHKQRQG; via the coding sequence ATGAAAGTGATGGCATCGGTTAAGCGCATCTGCCGCAACTGCAAGATCATCAAGCGCAAGGGCGTTGTCCGCGTGATTTGCAGCTCTGATCCGCGCCACAAACAGCGTCAAGGCTGA
- the rpsM gene encoding 30S ribosomal protein S13: MARIAGVNIPNHQHTEIGLTAIYGIGRTRSRIICEAAGVAFSKKVKDLNDADLEKLREEVGKYIVEGDLRRETTMNIKRLMDLGCYRGVRHRKGLPLRGQRTRTNARTRKGPRRAAQSLKK; this comes from the coding sequence ATGGCTCGTATCGCAGGGGTGAATATCCCGAACCACCAGCATACCGAAATTGGCCTGACGGCTATCTACGGTATCGGCCGCACGCGCTCGCGCATCATCTGCGAAGCCGCTGGTGTGGCATTTTCGAAGAAGGTCAAGGACCTGAACGACGCAGACCTCGAAAAGCTGCGTGAAGAAGTCGGCAAGTACATCGTCGAAGGCGATTTGCGTCGCGAAACGACGATGAACATCAAGCGTCTGATGGACCTCGGCTGCTACCGCGGCGTGCGTCATCGCAAGGGCCTGCCCCTGCGCGGCCAGCGTACGCGTACCAATGCGCGCACGCGTAAGGGTCCGCGTCGCGCAGCGCAATCGCTGAAGAAGTAA
- the rpsN gene encoding 30S ribosomal protein S14: MAKLALIEREKKRARLVAKYAAKRAELKAIIDDASKSDEERYAARLDLQQLPRNANPTRQRNRCAITGRPRGTFRKFGLARNKIREIAFRGEIPGLTKASW, encoded by the coding sequence GTGGCTAAACTGGCACTGATCGAACGTGAAAAGAAGCGTGCTCGCCTCGTAGCAAAGTACGCGGCGAAGCGTGCAGAACTAAAGGCGATCATCGACGACGCGAGCAAGTCGGACGAAGAGCGCTATGCCGCTCGTCTGGATCTGCAACAACTGCCTCGCAATGCAAACCCGACGCGTCAACGTAACCGTTGCGCGATCACGGGTCGTCCGCGTGGCACGTTCCGTAAATTCGGGCTGGCTCGTAACAAGATTCGTGAAATCGCGTTCCGTGGCGAGATCCCTGGCCTGACCAAGGCGAGCTGGTAA
- the rpsK gene encoding 30S ribosomal protein S11, whose translation MAKASNNTAAQRVRKKVKKNVAEGVVHVHASFNNTIITITDRQGNALAWATSGGQGFKGSRKSTPFAAQVAAESAGRVAMEYGVKNLEVRIKGPGPGRESAVRALHGLGIKITAISDVTPVPHNGCRPPKRRRI comes from the coding sequence ATGGCTAAGGCTTCGAACAACACCGCGGCGCAACGCGTTCGCAAGAAGGTCAAGAAGAACGTCGCCGAGGGCGTGGTTCACGTTCACGCGTCGTTCAACAACACCATCATCACGATCACCGATCGTCAGGGCAACGCGCTTGCCTGGGCGACGTCGGGTGGCCAGGGCTTCAAGGGTTCGCGTAAGTCGACCCCGTTCGCAGCCCAGGTTGCAGCGGAATCGGCGGGCCGTGTGGCGATGGAATACGGCGTCAAGAACCTCGAAGTGCGAATCAAGGGCCCGGGTCCTGGTCGTGAGTCGGCGGTCCGTGCGCTGCATGGCCTTGGCATCAAGATCACGGCGATCTCGGACGTTACCCCGGTTCCGCACAACGGTTGCCGTCCGCCGAAGCGTCGTCGTATCTAA
- the rplQ gene encoding 50S ribosomal protein L17 — protein sequence MRHRHGLRKLNRTSSHRLAMLRNMSNSLIEHEVIKTTLPKAKELRKVVEPLITLGKKPSLANRRLAFNRLRDRDSVTKLFDVLGPRFANRPGGYLRILKFGFRVGDNAPMALVELLDRPEPVEAENVAEAE from the coding sequence ATGCGTCACCGTCATGGCCTGCGGAAACTGAACCGCACGAGCAGCCACCGTCTGGCAATGCTCCGTAACATGTCCAATTCGCTGATCGAGCACGAAGTCATCAAGACCACGCTGCCGAAGGCGAAGGAACTCCGTAAAGTCGTCGAGCCGCTGATCACGCTCGGCAAGAAGCCGTCGCTGGCTAACCGCCGTCTGGCGTTCAACCGTCTGCGCGATCGTGACTCGGTCACGAAGCTGTTCGATGTACTCGGTCCGCGCTTCGCGAACCGTCCGGGCGGCTATCTGCGTATCCTGAAGTTCGGTTTCCGCGTCGGCGATAACGCACCGATGGCGCTCGTCGAACTGCTCGACCGTCCGGAGCCGGTTGAAGCCGAGAACGTCGCGGAAGCTGAATAA